In the Pithys albifrons albifrons isolate INPA30051 chromosome 3, PitAlb_v1, whole genome shotgun sequence genome, one interval contains:
- the PTPDC1 gene encoding protein tyrosine phosphatase domain-containing protein 1 isoform X3 has product MAAGVLLQNELPYSSLIESSLYLANMSSGSSRRPTAKYTKVGERLRHVIPGHMQCSMACGGRACKYENPARWSDQEQAIKGLYSSWITDNILAMARPSTELIEKYSIIEQFERYGIKTIINLQRPGEHASCGNPLEQESGFTYLPEAFMEAGIYFYNFGWKDYGVASLTTILDMVKVMAFALQEGRVAVHCHAGLGRTGVLIACYLVFATRMSADQAILFVRAKRPNSIQTRGQLLCIREFTQFLVPLRNVFACCEPKAHTVTLSQYLTRQRHLLHGYESRHLKHVPKLIHMVCKLLLDLAENRQVIEAELLDIPDLSAEIEKTVSQLVSTQVNQDLARQDSDTSDSSHTHSSAFETQDSHCSLGHECDSFCKRRNVECLQPLTHLRRRLSYSESDLRRTEFLSEQDDSAWTVPAQILEWNKLRQNSGEECSATGEPKLEPNKEVLVRNTCMFWSQGRFNLDGQKGGSSLYPRRNSTKEVQRSRTFSSGLASLHSAREPGMPRHSFAKDIGPGKDHKVNMYGRRVYASEDSDSSSSSKVNFSIGYESQGSRDVSETIPHIVLQSELSLEARRVLAAKALADINEFLGEDEVKQKVEIWQKELNSRDGAWDKICTERDPFILCSLMWSWIEQLKEPVISKDDVDMLAKNCTESQEALYLLRKEQCQTILCILHCVVNLQMLPADVEEALLARAIKAFTKTSFDSENGPYVYNTLKNVFKQTLEEKRKRIKEGTENPS; this is encoded by the exons GGAGTTCGAGGCGCCCGACAGCCAAGTACACGAAGGTGGGGGAGCGGCTGCGCCACGTCATCCCCGGGCACATGCAGTGCTCCATGGCCTGCGGGGGACGCGCCTGCAAGTATGAAAACCCGGCTCGCTGGAGCGACCAGGAGCAAGCCATCAAAGGGCTCTACTCCTCCTG GATAACAGATAACATCCTGGCTATGGCTCGGCCCTCAACAGAACTAATTGAAAAGTACAGCATTATTGAGCAGTTTGAAAG ATATGGCATAAAAACCATAATTAACCTCCAGCGTCCTGGGGAGCATGCGAGCTGTGGGAACCCTCTGGAACAAGAGAGCGGATTCACCTACCTTCCTGAAGCCTTTATGGAGGCTGGAA tttatttttacaattttgGATGGAAGGATTATGGAGTGGCATCTCTCACAACTATACTTGACATGGTAAAAGTCATGGCTTTCGCCCTGCAAGAGGGGAGGGTGGCTGTTCACTGCCACGCAGGACTGGGGAGGACAG GTGTTCTAATAGCTTGCTACTTAGTTTTTGCCACAAGAATGAGTGCTGATCAAGCAATTCTTTTTGTCAGAGCAAAAAGGCCTAATTCCATCCAGACGAGGGGACAGTTACTGTGCATCAGGGAATTCACTCAGTTCCTGGTTCCCCTGCGAAACGTCTTTGCCtgctgtgagcccaaggctcACACAGTGACCCTGTCCCAGTACCTGACCCGGCAGAGACATCTGCTCCATGGCTACGAGAGCAGGCACCTCAAACACGTGCCAAAGCTCATTCATATGGTCTGCAAACTGCTGCTTGACTTGGCTGAAAACAGGCAAGTGATAGAGGCAGAGCTGTTGGACATCCCAGACCTCTCAGCTGAGATTGAGAAGACTGTTTCTCAGTTGGTGTCCACACAGGTCAACCAAGACCTCGCCAGGCAGGACAGTGACACGTCAGACTCATCCCATACCCACTCCTCTGCTTTCGAGACCCAGGATTCTCATTGCTCCCTGGGACATGAATGTGATTCTTTTTGTAAAAGAAGGAATGTCGAATGCCTTCAGCCTCTTACTCATCTGAGAAGGCGTCTGAGCTACAGTGAGTCAGATTTAAGGAGAACTGAGTTTCTTTCAGAACAAGATGACAGTGCCTGGACAGTGCCTGCTCAGATATTAGAGTGGAACAAGCTCAGGCAGAACAGTGGTGAGGAATGTTCTGCCACAGGAGAACCAAAGCTGGAGCCGAACAAAGAAGTGTTAGTGCGCAACACGTGCATGTTCTGGAGTCAAGGCAGGTTCAATCTGGACGGGCAGAAAGGGGGATCCTCACTTTATCCCAGGAGGAACTCTACCAAAGAAGTGCAACGCAGCAGAACCTTCTCTTCAGGCCTCGCTTCCCTCCACAGTGCCAGGGAACCCGGAATGCCACGGCACAGCTTTGCCAAGGACATCGGTCCTGGGAAGGACCACAAGGTTAATATGTACGGTAGGAGAGTCTATGCCTCTGAGGACTCTgattcttcttcctcttccaaagTGAACTTTTCCATTGGATATGAAAGCCAAGGTAGCAGAGATGTGTCAGAGACAATTCCACACATTGTTCTGCAGTCAGAATTAAGTTTGGAAGCCCGAAGAGTTTTGGCAGCGAAAGCACTTGCAGATATAAATGAATTTCTGGGAGAGGATGAAGTGAAGCAGAAGGTAGAAATATGGCAG aaagaaCTGAATTCTCGAGATGGAGCTTGGGATAAAATCTGCACCGAGAGAGATCCTTTTATCCTCTGCAGCTTGATGTGGTCCTGGATAGAGCAGCTGAAAGAGCCTGTTATATCCAAAGATGATGTTGACATGCTGGCAAAAAattgcacagaatcacaggaagCACTCTACTTGCTGAGAAAG GAGCAGTGTCAGACTATCCTTTGTATCTTACACTGCGTGGTGAACTTGCAAATGCTGCCAGCTGATGTGGAGGAGGCCTTACTTGCTCGTGCTATTAAAGCTTTCACTAAG ACAAGCTTCGATTCTGAAAATGGACCATATGTTTACAATACcttgaaaaatgtgtttaaacaaacactggaagaaaaaaggaaaagaattaagGAAGGAACAGAGAATCCTTCTTGA
- the PTPDC1 gene encoding protein tyrosine phosphatase domain-containing protein 1 isoform X1 produces MQLFSSSGGTVCPEQTQSLRKGAAPGLHPRLPWRQLSPWGPAAGARTGILGTGMLLRSCNSSAEQLAVPAAAAGRAGMQGSPQRRSAVSIFSHFFQGRRHSSSDPLLRMSQRRRSSVVELLSSSTHRVMVALSSLSPEELDATFPEKKRSSRRPTAKYTKVGERLRHVIPGHMQCSMACGGRACKYENPARWSDQEQAIKGLYSSWITDNILAMARPSTELIEKYSIIEQFERYGIKTIINLQRPGEHASCGNPLEQESGFTYLPEAFMEAGIYFYNFGWKDYGVASLTTILDMVKVMAFALQEGRVAVHCHAGLGRTGVLIACYLVFATRMSADQAILFVRAKRPNSIQTRGQLLCIREFTQFLVPLRNVFACCEPKAHTVTLSQYLTRQRHLLHGYESRHLKHVPKLIHMVCKLLLDLAENRQVIEAELLDIPDLSAEIEKTVSQLVSTQVNQDLARQDSDTSDSSHTHSSAFETQDSHCSLGHECDSFCKRRNVECLQPLTHLRRRLSYSESDLRRTEFLSEQDDSAWTVPAQILEWNKLRQNSGEECSATGEPKLEPNKEVLVRNTCMFWSQGRFNLDGQKGGSSLYPRRNSTKEVQRSRTFSSGLASLHSAREPGMPRHSFAKDIGPGKDHKVNMYGRRVYASEDSDSSSSSKVNFSIGYESQGSRDVSETIPHIVLQSELSLEARRVLAAKALADINEFLGEDEVKQKVEIWQKELNSRDGAWDKICTERDPFILCSLMWSWIEQLKEPVISKDDVDMLAKNCTESQEALYLLRKEQCQTILCILHCVVNLQMLPADVEEALLARAIKAFTKTSFDSENGPYVYNTLKNVFKQTLEEKRKRIKEGTENPS; encoded by the exons ATGCAACTATTTTCATCGAGCGGCGGAACAGTCTGTCCCGAGCAGACGCAATCCCTGAGGaagggagcagccccagggctgcatccTCGGTTGCCATGGCGACAGCTCAGCCCGTGGGGACCGGCGGCTGGAGCGCGCACGGGGATTCTCGGCACGGGGATGCTCCTGCGCTCCTGCAACTCCAGCGCTGAGCAACTTGCCGTGCCAGCGGCGGCAGCGGGCCGGGCAGGCATGCAGGGCTCGCCCCAGAGGCGCTCGGCCGTCAGTATCTTTAGCCATTTCTTCCAGGGTCGGAGGCATTCCTCCTCCGATCCCCTCCTTCGCATGAGCCAGAGGCGCCGGAGCTCCGTGGTGGAGCTGCTCTCCTCGTCCACCCACCGCGTGATGGTGGCTTTGTCGTCGCTCAGCCCCGAGGAGCTGGATGCaacttttcctgaaaaaaaaa GGAGTTCGAGGCGCCCGACAGCCAAGTACACGAAGGTGGGGGAGCGGCTGCGCCACGTCATCCCCGGGCACATGCAGTGCTCCATGGCCTGCGGGGGACGCGCCTGCAAGTATGAAAACCCGGCTCGCTGGAGCGACCAGGAGCAAGCCATCAAAGGGCTCTACTCCTCCTG GATAACAGATAACATCCTGGCTATGGCTCGGCCCTCAACAGAACTAATTGAAAAGTACAGCATTATTGAGCAGTTTGAAAG ATATGGCATAAAAACCATAATTAACCTCCAGCGTCCTGGGGAGCATGCGAGCTGTGGGAACCCTCTGGAACAAGAGAGCGGATTCACCTACCTTCCTGAAGCCTTTATGGAGGCTGGAA tttatttttacaattttgGATGGAAGGATTATGGAGTGGCATCTCTCACAACTATACTTGACATGGTAAAAGTCATGGCTTTCGCCCTGCAAGAGGGGAGGGTGGCTGTTCACTGCCACGCAGGACTGGGGAGGACAG GTGTTCTAATAGCTTGCTACTTAGTTTTTGCCACAAGAATGAGTGCTGATCAAGCAATTCTTTTTGTCAGAGCAAAAAGGCCTAATTCCATCCAGACGAGGGGACAGTTACTGTGCATCAGGGAATTCACTCAGTTCCTGGTTCCCCTGCGAAACGTCTTTGCCtgctgtgagcccaaggctcACACAGTGACCCTGTCCCAGTACCTGACCCGGCAGAGACATCTGCTCCATGGCTACGAGAGCAGGCACCTCAAACACGTGCCAAAGCTCATTCATATGGTCTGCAAACTGCTGCTTGACTTGGCTGAAAACAGGCAAGTGATAGAGGCAGAGCTGTTGGACATCCCAGACCTCTCAGCTGAGATTGAGAAGACTGTTTCTCAGTTGGTGTCCACACAGGTCAACCAAGACCTCGCCAGGCAGGACAGTGACACGTCAGACTCATCCCATACCCACTCCTCTGCTTTCGAGACCCAGGATTCTCATTGCTCCCTGGGACATGAATGTGATTCTTTTTGTAAAAGAAGGAATGTCGAATGCCTTCAGCCTCTTACTCATCTGAGAAGGCGTCTGAGCTACAGTGAGTCAGATTTAAGGAGAACTGAGTTTCTTTCAGAACAAGATGACAGTGCCTGGACAGTGCCTGCTCAGATATTAGAGTGGAACAAGCTCAGGCAGAACAGTGGTGAGGAATGTTCTGCCACAGGAGAACCAAAGCTGGAGCCGAACAAAGAAGTGTTAGTGCGCAACACGTGCATGTTCTGGAGTCAAGGCAGGTTCAATCTGGACGGGCAGAAAGGGGGATCCTCACTTTATCCCAGGAGGAACTCTACCAAAGAAGTGCAACGCAGCAGAACCTTCTCTTCAGGCCTCGCTTCCCTCCACAGTGCCAGGGAACCCGGAATGCCACGGCACAGCTTTGCCAAGGACATCGGTCCTGGGAAGGACCACAAGGTTAATATGTACGGTAGGAGAGTCTATGCCTCTGAGGACTCTgattcttcttcctcttccaaagTGAACTTTTCCATTGGATATGAAAGCCAAGGTAGCAGAGATGTGTCAGAGACAATTCCACACATTGTTCTGCAGTCAGAATTAAGTTTGGAAGCCCGAAGAGTTTTGGCAGCGAAAGCACTTGCAGATATAAATGAATTTCTGGGAGAGGATGAAGTGAAGCAGAAGGTAGAAATATGGCAG aaagaaCTGAATTCTCGAGATGGAGCTTGGGATAAAATCTGCACCGAGAGAGATCCTTTTATCCTCTGCAGCTTGATGTGGTCCTGGATAGAGCAGCTGAAAGAGCCTGTTATATCCAAAGATGATGTTGACATGCTGGCAAAAAattgcacagaatcacaggaagCACTCTACTTGCTGAGAAAG GAGCAGTGTCAGACTATCCTTTGTATCTTACACTGCGTGGTGAACTTGCAAATGCTGCCAGCTGATGTGGAGGAGGCCTTACTTGCTCGTGCTATTAAAGCTTTCACTAAG ACAAGCTTCGATTCTGAAAATGGACCATATGTTTACAATACcttgaaaaatgtgtttaaacaaacactggaagaaaaaaggaaaagaattaagGAAGGAACAGAGAATCCTTCTTGA
- the PTPDC1 gene encoding protein tyrosine phosphatase domain-containing protein 1 isoform X2 produces the protein MKGSALTHSFCRVTGTAMAAGVLLQNELPYSSLIESSLYLANMSSGSSRRPTAKYTKVGERLRHVIPGHMQCSMACGGRACKYENPARWSDQEQAIKGLYSSWITDNILAMARPSTELIEKYSIIEQFERYGIKTIINLQRPGEHASCGNPLEQESGFTYLPEAFMEAGIYFYNFGWKDYGVASLTTILDMVKVMAFALQEGRVAVHCHAGLGRTGVLIACYLVFATRMSADQAILFVRAKRPNSIQTRGQLLCIREFTQFLVPLRNVFACCEPKAHTVTLSQYLTRQRHLLHGYESRHLKHVPKLIHMVCKLLLDLAENRQVIEAELLDIPDLSAEIEKTVSQLVSTQVNQDLARQDSDTSDSSHTHSSAFETQDSHCSLGHECDSFCKRRNVECLQPLTHLRRRLSYSESDLRRTEFLSEQDDSAWTVPAQILEWNKLRQNSGEECSATGEPKLEPNKEVLVRNTCMFWSQGRFNLDGQKGGSSLYPRRNSTKEVQRSRTFSSGLASLHSAREPGMPRHSFAKDIGPGKDHKVNMYGRRVYASEDSDSSSSSKVNFSIGYESQGSRDVSETIPHIVLQSELSLEARRVLAAKALADINEFLGEDEVKQKVEIWQKELNSRDGAWDKICTERDPFILCSLMWSWIEQLKEPVISKDDVDMLAKNCTESQEALYLLRKEQCQTILCILHCVVNLQMLPADVEEALLARAIKAFTKTSFDSENGPYVYNTLKNVFKQTLEEKRKRIKEGTENPS, from the exons GGAGTTCGAGGCGCCCGACAGCCAAGTACACGAAGGTGGGGGAGCGGCTGCGCCACGTCATCCCCGGGCACATGCAGTGCTCCATGGCCTGCGGGGGACGCGCCTGCAAGTATGAAAACCCGGCTCGCTGGAGCGACCAGGAGCAAGCCATCAAAGGGCTCTACTCCTCCTG GATAACAGATAACATCCTGGCTATGGCTCGGCCCTCAACAGAACTAATTGAAAAGTACAGCATTATTGAGCAGTTTGAAAG ATATGGCATAAAAACCATAATTAACCTCCAGCGTCCTGGGGAGCATGCGAGCTGTGGGAACCCTCTGGAACAAGAGAGCGGATTCACCTACCTTCCTGAAGCCTTTATGGAGGCTGGAA tttatttttacaattttgGATGGAAGGATTATGGAGTGGCATCTCTCACAACTATACTTGACATGGTAAAAGTCATGGCTTTCGCCCTGCAAGAGGGGAGGGTGGCTGTTCACTGCCACGCAGGACTGGGGAGGACAG GTGTTCTAATAGCTTGCTACTTAGTTTTTGCCACAAGAATGAGTGCTGATCAAGCAATTCTTTTTGTCAGAGCAAAAAGGCCTAATTCCATCCAGACGAGGGGACAGTTACTGTGCATCAGGGAATTCACTCAGTTCCTGGTTCCCCTGCGAAACGTCTTTGCCtgctgtgagcccaaggctcACACAGTGACCCTGTCCCAGTACCTGACCCGGCAGAGACATCTGCTCCATGGCTACGAGAGCAGGCACCTCAAACACGTGCCAAAGCTCATTCATATGGTCTGCAAACTGCTGCTTGACTTGGCTGAAAACAGGCAAGTGATAGAGGCAGAGCTGTTGGACATCCCAGACCTCTCAGCTGAGATTGAGAAGACTGTTTCTCAGTTGGTGTCCACACAGGTCAACCAAGACCTCGCCAGGCAGGACAGTGACACGTCAGACTCATCCCATACCCACTCCTCTGCTTTCGAGACCCAGGATTCTCATTGCTCCCTGGGACATGAATGTGATTCTTTTTGTAAAAGAAGGAATGTCGAATGCCTTCAGCCTCTTACTCATCTGAGAAGGCGTCTGAGCTACAGTGAGTCAGATTTAAGGAGAACTGAGTTTCTTTCAGAACAAGATGACAGTGCCTGGACAGTGCCTGCTCAGATATTAGAGTGGAACAAGCTCAGGCAGAACAGTGGTGAGGAATGTTCTGCCACAGGAGAACCAAAGCTGGAGCCGAACAAAGAAGTGTTAGTGCGCAACACGTGCATGTTCTGGAGTCAAGGCAGGTTCAATCTGGACGGGCAGAAAGGGGGATCCTCACTTTATCCCAGGAGGAACTCTACCAAAGAAGTGCAACGCAGCAGAACCTTCTCTTCAGGCCTCGCTTCCCTCCACAGTGCCAGGGAACCCGGAATGCCACGGCACAGCTTTGCCAAGGACATCGGTCCTGGGAAGGACCACAAGGTTAATATGTACGGTAGGAGAGTCTATGCCTCTGAGGACTCTgattcttcttcctcttccaaagTGAACTTTTCCATTGGATATGAAAGCCAAGGTAGCAGAGATGTGTCAGAGACAATTCCACACATTGTTCTGCAGTCAGAATTAAGTTTGGAAGCCCGAAGAGTTTTGGCAGCGAAAGCACTTGCAGATATAAATGAATTTCTGGGAGAGGATGAAGTGAAGCAGAAGGTAGAAATATGGCAG aaagaaCTGAATTCTCGAGATGGAGCTTGGGATAAAATCTGCACCGAGAGAGATCCTTTTATCCTCTGCAGCTTGATGTGGTCCTGGATAGAGCAGCTGAAAGAGCCTGTTATATCCAAAGATGATGTTGACATGCTGGCAAAAAattgcacagaatcacaggaagCACTCTACTTGCTGAGAAAG GAGCAGTGTCAGACTATCCTTTGTATCTTACACTGCGTGGTGAACTTGCAAATGCTGCCAGCTGATGTGGAGGAGGCCTTACTTGCTCGTGCTATTAAAGCTTTCACTAAG ACAAGCTTCGATTCTGAAAATGGACCATATGTTTACAATACcttgaaaaatgtgtttaaacaaacactggaagaaaaaaggaaaagaattaagGAAGGAACAGAGAATCCTTCTTGA
- the PTPDC1 gene encoding protein tyrosine phosphatase domain-containing protein 1 isoform X4, which produces MQLFSSSGGTVCPEQTQSLRKGAAPGLHPRLPWRQLSPWGPAAGARTGILGTGMLLRSCNSSAEQLAVPAAAAGRAGMQGSPQRRSAVSIFSHFFQGRRHSSSDPLLRMSQRRRSSVVELLSSSTHRVMVALSSLSPEELDATFPEKKRSSRRPTAKYTKVGERLRHVIPGHMQCSMACGGRACKYENPARWSDQEQAIKGLYSSWITDNILAMARPSTELIEKYSIIEQFERYGIKTIINLQRPGEHASCGNPLEQESGFTYLPEAFMEAGIYFYNFGWKDYGVASLTTILDMVKVMAFALQEGRVAVHCHAGLGRTGVLIACYLVFATRMSADQAILFVRAKRPNSIQTRGQLLCIREFTQFLVPLRNVFACCEPKAHTVTLSQYLTRQRHLLHGYESRHLKHVPKLIHMVCKLLLDLAENRQVIEAELLDIPDLSAEIEKTVSQLVSTQVNQDLARQDSDTSDSSHTHSSAFETQDSHCSLGHECDSFCKRRNVECLQPLTHLRRRLSYSESDLRRTEFLSEQDDSAWTVPAQILEWNKLRQNSGEECSATGEPKLEPNKEVLVRNTCMFWSQGRFNLDGQKGGSSLYPRRNSTKEVQRSRTFSSGLASLHSAREPGMPRHSFAKDIGPGKDHKVNMYGRRVYASEDSDSSSSSKVNFSIGYESQGSRDVSETIPHIVLQSELSLEARRVLAAKALADINEFLGEDEVKQKVEIWQN; this is translated from the exons ATGCAACTATTTTCATCGAGCGGCGGAACAGTCTGTCCCGAGCAGACGCAATCCCTGAGGaagggagcagccccagggctgcatccTCGGTTGCCATGGCGACAGCTCAGCCCGTGGGGACCGGCGGCTGGAGCGCGCACGGGGATTCTCGGCACGGGGATGCTCCTGCGCTCCTGCAACTCCAGCGCTGAGCAACTTGCCGTGCCAGCGGCGGCAGCGGGCCGGGCAGGCATGCAGGGCTCGCCCCAGAGGCGCTCGGCCGTCAGTATCTTTAGCCATTTCTTCCAGGGTCGGAGGCATTCCTCCTCCGATCCCCTCCTTCGCATGAGCCAGAGGCGCCGGAGCTCCGTGGTGGAGCTGCTCTCCTCGTCCACCCACCGCGTGATGGTGGCTTTGTCGTCGCTCAGCCCCGAGGAGCTGGATGCaacttttcctgaaaaaaaaa GGAGTTCGAGGCGCCCGACAGCCAAGTACACGAAGGTGGGGGAGCGGCTGCGCCACGTCATCCCCGGGCACATGCAGTGCTCCATGGCCTGCGGGGGACGCGCCTGCAAGTATGAAAACCCGGCTCGCTGGAGCGACCAGGAGCAAGCCATCAAAGGGCTCTACTCCTCCTG GATAACAGATAACATCCTGGCTATGGCTCGGCCCTCAACAGAACTAATTGAAAAGTACAGCATTATTGAGCAGTTTGAAAG ATATGGCATAAAAACCATAATTAACCTCCAGCGTCCTGGGGAGCATGCGAGCTGTGGGAACCCTCTGGAACAAGAGAGCGGATTCACCTACCTTCCTGAAGCCTTTATGGAGGCTGGAA tttatttttacaattttgGATGGAAGGATTATGGAGTGGCATCTCTCACAACTATACTTGACATGGTAAAAGTCATGGCTTTCGCCCTGCAAGAGGGGAGGGTGGCTGTTCACTGCCACGCAGGACTGGGGAGGACAG GTGTTCTAATAGCTTGCTACTTAGTTTTTGCCACAAGAATGAGTGCTGATCAAGCAATTCTTTTTGTCAGAGCAAAAAGGCCTAATTCCATCCAGACGAGGGGACAGTTACTGTGCATCAGGGAATTCACTCAGTTCCTGGTTCCCCTGCGAAACGTCTTTGCCtgctgtgagcccaaggctcACACAGTGACCCTGTCCCAGTACCTGACCCGGCAGAGACATCTGCTCCATGGCTACGAGAGCAGGCACCTCAAACACGTGCCAAAGCTCATTCATATGGTCTGCAAACTGCTGCTTGACTTGGCTGAAAACAGGCAAGTGATAGAGGCAGAGCTGTTGGACATCCCAGACCTCTCAGCTGAGATTGAGAAGACTGTTTCTCAGTTGGTGTCCACACAGGTCAACCAAGACCTCGCCAGGCAGGACAGTGACACGTCAGACTCATCCCATACCCACTCCTCTGCTTTCGAGACCCAGGATTCTCATTGCTCCCTGGGACATGAATGTGATTCTTTTTGTAAAAGAAGGAATGTCGAATGCCTTCAGCCTCTTACTCATCTGAGAAGGCGTCTGAGCTACAGTGAGTCAGATTTAAGGAGAACTGAGTTTCTTTCAGAACAAGATGACAGTGCCTGGACAGTGCCTGCTCAGATATTAGAGTGGAACAAGCTCAGGCAGAACAGTGGTGAGGAATGTTCTGCCACAGGAGAACCAAAGCTGGAGCCGAACAAAGAAGTGTTAGTGCGCAACACGTGCATGTTCTGGAGTCAAGGCAGGTTCAATCTGGACGGGCAGAAAGGGGGATCCTCACTTTATCCCAGGAGGAACTCTACCAAAGAAGTGCAACGCAGCAGAACCTTCTCTTCAGGCCTCGCTTCCCTCCACAGTGCCAGGGAACCCGGAATGCCACGGCACAGCTTTGCCAAGGACATCGGTCCTGGGAAGGACCACAAGGTTAATATGTACGGTAGGAGAGTCTATGCCTCTGAGGACTCTgattcttcttcctcttccaaagTGAACTTTTCCATTGGATATGAAAGCCAAGGTAGCAGAGATGTGTCAGAGACAATTCCACACATTGTTCTGCAGTCAGAATTAAGTTTGGAAGCCCGAAGAGTTTTGGCAGCGAAAGCACTTGCAGATATAAATGAATTTCTGGGAGAGGATGAAGTGAAGCAGAAGGTAGAAATATGGCAG aaCTGA